From Rhodococcus antarcticus, the proteins below share one genomic window:
- a CDS encoding CGNR zinc finger domain-containing protein, which produces MVFTHDTEVSLQSAVFLANSALEPDTLSTVAELDVWFDEHGFTGRHDGDLAELESVRTLRPVLHELLTSDRDRAAELSNRLLEQARALPQLVRHDRFDWHLHAVSTDAPLAARVVVETAMAMVDVVRADEMSRLGVCADETCSGVVLDLSRNRSRRFCSVACGNRGAVAAYRARQASGVQD; this is translated from the coding sequence ATGGTCTTCACTCATGACACCGAGGTGTCGCTGCAGTCAGCCGTGTTCCTGGCCAACAGCGCGCTGGAGCCGGACACGCTGAGCACGGTGGCCGAGCTCGACGTGTGGTTCGACGAGCACGGCTTCACCGGACGCCACGACGGTGACCTCGCCGAGCTGGAGTCCGTGCGCACCCTGCGGCCCGTGCTGCACGAGCTGCTGACCAGCGACCGCGACCGCGCTGCCGAGCTCAGCAACCGGCTCCTCGAGCAGGCCCGGGCCCTGCCGCAGCTGGTGCGCCACGACCGCTTCGACTGGCACCTGCACGCCGTGTCGACCGACGCGCCGCTGGCCGCCCGCGTGGTCGTGGAGACCGCGATGGCCATGGTCGACGTGGTCCGGGCCGACGAGATGTCCCGGCTGGGGGTGTGCGCCGACGAGACCTGCTCGGGCGTGGTCCTCGACCTGTCGCGCAACCGCTCGCGGCGCTTCTGCAGCGTGGCCTGCGGAAACCGGGGGGCCGTGGCCGCCTACCGGGCCCGCCAGGCCTCCGGGGTGCAGGACTGA
- a CDS encoding EamA family transporter, protein MTSLAHDTVAAAPRSRLAGGLGLAVVSAASFGASGALARGLLDTGWSAGAAVGVRVGIAALVVAPFGALALHGRWHLLRRNAGLVVLYGLLAVAGAQFCYFSAVSTMQVGPALLIEYTAPAAVVLWLWLRQGQRPGPVTLVGAALAAAGLVLVLDLLSDTELSTAGVLWALAAMVGASAYFLISADESNGLPPLALAGGGLVVGAVVLGGLGLVGLLPMTASTRPTTYGGTSVPWWVPLLALGVVTAALAYTTGIAAGRRLGSRLASFVALLEVLAGVGFAWLLLDELPRPVQLAGGVLILAGVVAVKLGERTVVRVEPTPA, encoded by the coding sequence ATGACCAGTCTTGCCCATGACACCGTGGCCGCCGCGCCCCGCTCCCGGCTGGCCGGCGGGCTCGGCCTCGCCGTCGTCTCCGCCGCGTCCTTCGGCGCGTCGGGCGCCCTGGCCCGGGGGTTGCTGGACACGGGGTGGAGCGCCGGTGCGGCCGTCGGCGTCCGGGTGGGCATCGCGGCGCTGGTGGTCGCCCCGTTCGGCGCGCTCGCCCTGCACGGCCGGTGGCACCTGCTGCGGCGCAACGCCGGGCTCGTCGTCCTCTACGGCCTCCTCGCCGTGGCCGGGGCCCAGTTCTGCTACTTCTCGGCCGTCTCCACGATGCAGGTGGGCCCGGCGCTGCTCATCGAGTACACGGCGCCGGCCGCGGTGGTGCTGTGGCTCTGGCTGCGCCAGGGGCAGCGCCCCGGGCCGGTGACGCTGGTCGGCGCGGCACTGGCCGCCGCGGGCCTGGTGCTGGTGCTCGACCTGCTCTCGGACACCGAGCTGAGCACCGCGGGCGTGCTGTGGGCCCTGGCCGCGATGGTGGGGGCGTCGGCGTACTTCCTCATCTCCGCCGACGAGAGCAACGGGCTGCCGCCGCTCGCCCTGGCCGGCGGCGGGCTGGTGGTGGGAGCGGTGGTGCTCGGTGGGCTCGGGCTGGTGGGCCTGCTGCCGATGACGGCCTCCACCCGCCCCACCACCTACGGCGGCACGAGCGTGCCGTGGTGGGTGCCGCTGCTCGCGCTCGGCGTGGTCACCGCCGCGCTGGCGTACACCACCGGCATCGCGGCCGGTCGACGCCTCGGCTCCCGGCTCGCGTCGTTCGTCGCGCTGCTCGAGGTGCTCGCGGGGGTGGGCTTCGCCTGGCTGCTGCTCGACGAGCTCCCGCGGCCGGTGCAGCTGGCCGGTGGGGTGCTCATCCTGGCCGGGGTGGTGGCCGTCAAGCTGGGCGAGCGCACCGTGGTGCGGGTGGAGCCGACCCCCGCCTGA
- a CDS encoding MFS transporter has translation MRHLRSLLADTTPLQTPAYRRLWVAGIVTVIGAQLTVVAVPLQVYSLTRSSAYVGLTGVFALVPLIVFGLWGGALADAVDRRTLLLVSTVGIGVTSLAFWAQAVAGVDNVWLVLVLLAVQTAFFGINQPTRSAIIPRLLPFDQVAAANALNMSVFQLGAIVGPVLAGVALGFTSLSTLYLVDTVLLLATLHAVLRLPALPPTVLGRKAGLREVLDGFRYLAGHTVLLASFVVDVIAMVAGMPRALFPEMAVQSFGAPEDGGTVLGLLFAGIGIGALAGGVFSGRLPGVARQGVAVVVAIAVWGLCMVGFGLAAGAGVLWLAVAFLAVGGAADTVSAVYRSTILLQAANDDVRGRLQGVFTVVVAGGPRLGDVTHGASAALVGTTAAAAGGGVLVVVGVVVAALAMPAFVRYRVVSRAGG, from the coding sequence ATGAGGCACCTGCGCTCCCTGCTGGCCGACACCACCCCCCTGCAGACGCCGGCCTACCGCCGGCTCTGGGTGGCCGGGATCGTCACCGTCATCGGGGCGCAGCTCACCGTGGTCGCGGTGCCGCTGCAGGTGTACTCCCTGACCCGCTCCTCCGCCTACGTCGGCCTGACGGGCGTCTTCGCCCTGGTGCCGCTCATCGTGTTCGGGCTGTGGGGCGGTGCGCTGGCCGACGCGGTCGACCGCCGCACGCTGCTGCTCGTCAGCACGGTCGGCATCGGGGTGACCTCGCTGGCGTTCTGGGCGCAGGCCGTCGCGGGGGTGGACAACGTGTGGCTGGTGCTGGTGCTGCTGGCGGTGCAGACGGCCTTCTTCGGCATCAACCAGCCCACCCGCAGCGCGATCATCCCGCGGCTGCTGCCCTTCGACCAGGTCGCCGCGGCGAACGCGCTGAACATGAGCGTGTTCCAGCTCGGCGCCATCGTGGGGCCCGTGCTGGCCGGGGTCGCGCTCGGCTTCACCAGCCTGTCGACCCTCTACCTGGTGGACACCGTGCTCCTGCTGGCCACGCTGCACGCGGTGCTGCGGCTGCCGGCCCTGCCCCCGACGGTGCTCGGGCGCAAGGCCGGCCTGCGGGAGGTGCTGGACGGGTTCCGCTACCTGGCCGGTCACACGGTGCTGCTCGCCTCGTTCGTCGTCGACGTCATCGCCATGGTCGCGGGCATGCCCCGGGCGCTGTTCCCGGAGATGGCGGTGCAGAGCTTCGGGGCGCCGGAGGACGGCGGCACCGTGCTCGGGCTGCTGTTCGCGGGCATCGGGATCGGCGCGCTGGCCGGCGGCGTGTTCTCCGGACGACTGCCCGGGGTGGCGCGCCAGGGGGTGGCCGTCGTCGTCGCGATCGCCGTCTGGGGGCTGTGCATGGTCGGCTTCGGCCTGGCCGCCGGGGCCGGGGTGCTGTGGCTCGCGGTGGCGTTCCTCGCGGTGGGCGGCGCGGCCGACACGGTGTCGGCGGTGTACCGCTCGACGATCCTGCTGCAGGCCGCCAACGACGACGTCCGCGGGCGGCTGCAGGGCGTGTTCACCGTGGTGGTCGCCGGAGGGCCCCGCCTGGGCGACGTCACGCACGGGGCGTCCGCCGCGCTGGTGGGCACGACGGCGGCCGCGGCGGGGGGCGGGGTGCTCGTGGTCGTCGGGGTCGTCGTCGCCGCCCTGGCCATGCCCGCGTTCGTCCGCTACCGGGTGGTGTCGCGCGCGGGCGGTTGA
- the pdxH gene encoding pyridoxamine 5'-phosphate oxidase: protein MRVAYRAGHLDESTVAATWHEQLARWLTEATAAGTVEPNAMVLATSDTAGRASSRTVLCKGLDARGIVFYSNHTSAKAHDLRDTRYASATFPWVAMQRQVHVRGATERTSTEETAAYWAGRPRGSQLGAWASAQSSTVSSRQALDDALDLVTRRYADVELIPVPAHWGGTRIRPQSVEFWQGRDNRMHDRLRFRLNPATREWVLERLQP, encoded by the coding sequence ATGCGGGTGGCCTACCGGGCGGGCCACCTGGACGAGTCGACGGTCGCTGCCACCTGGCACGAGCAGCTGGCGCGCTGGCTCACCGAGGCCACCGCCGCCGGCACGGTCGAGCCGAACGCGATGGTGCTGGCCACCTCCGACACCGCCGGCCGCGCGTCCAGCCGGACGGTGCTCTGCAAGGGCCTCGACGCCCGCGGGATCGTCTTCTACTCCAACCACACCTCGGCCAAGGCGCACGACCTGCGCGACACCCGCTACGCCAGCGCCACCTTCCCGTGGGTGGCGATGCAGCGGCAGGTGCACGTGCGCGGGGCCACCGAGCGGACGTCGACGGAGGAGACCGCCGCCTACTGGGCCGGCCGTCCGCGGGGCAGCCAGCTCGGCGCGTGGGCCTCGGCGCAGTCCTCCACCGTGTCCTCCCGCCAGGCGCTGGACGACGCCCTCGACCTCGTCACCCGCCGCTACGCCGACGTGGAGCTGATCCCGGTGCCGGCGCACTGGGGTGGCACCCGCATCCGTCCGCAGTCGGTGGAGTTCTGGCAGGGCCGGGACAACCGGATGCACGACCGGCTCCGCTTCCGCCTGAACCCGGCGACGCGCGAGTGGGTGCTCGAACGCCTGCAACCATGA